In Rosa rugosa chromosome 4, drRosRugo1.1, whole genome shotgun sequence, the genomic stretch acgaagggtaaattggtcatttcactttttaaagggcccacgtgcttgccacgtcagtaaACAGATAGcgccgttagagatttttgacggaagtatcacgttgatgtcaaaatacgtctttgggtatcacattgatacttttgagagttcgggtatcaaattagCCTTGGCACCATAGTTAGGGAACGGTAGCTGAAATtttctatataaaaaaaatgaaaattaacaaaaaaagagtaaaaagtcgattttgcccttcttttttttacccatgtgcttgccacgtcagcaaacaaacgacgcagtcagaaattttggacggaagtatcacgttgatgccaatttaggtctttgggtatcacattgatacttttgagagttcgggtattaaattgaccttggcagaatagtttggggacggcaGATGGACTTTTCTCTTAATTAAATATCTAACAACACACAAAGTCTACAACTCCACATTTAATGTCTTAAGAAAAATGGTACTTTGAAATGATCAAAACCCCTAATTGACATTGAGTCTTtgtcagaatttttttttttccttcttctttctatatgattttttatttttcattttggtCAATAAGCAGATTTACCTGTTTTGATTGGATAGAAGCcggaattttttttcaaataacaGTGTAACAATTAGAATGGGTATTTAcgtaaataaaaatatataatttcttttctttttttattgacagaaaaaagttacaaggaaaaatCAAAGTGTTGTCTCTCAACTGATTCAAATTGAACATTGGGGACATAGAAAGAGGAATATACGAAAACCAGACCATAGAATTCTGAGGGTTCTAGACAAAAGATGTTAACTCTACAAAATTAAATTCTCTAAATATATGTCTGAAAACTATAGAACGAAATTGAGAAGCCAGTTGCTTGGTATCTCTAATCAAAAGATATATGCACCAAGTGATAGATGATCTGCCCATAATACTGTCAACGAGAACAGTTTCTTTTCCCTTGCCAACTGGTAAATTTAAAAGTCTAGAAAACGACTGACGACATCGTGAAACACACAGCCTGCTGGTTTATGACTGGATTTACCAATTATGATTGATGGAAAAGACGGCCGAAATTAATAAAAACCACTTTTGACAATGGCTCCCACACCACAGATGGCTTCCCCTCCACCCTCTGATATGACACGTGTTCCAAATCGAAGAAATCCGGGAGACCAGGACCCAGGTAATAAAACACGGGACTGGTTTGCTTATATTTGTATCAAAAATAGGTTTTTATAAGTCTTGCACCATGAGCAGTGGGAAAAGAGTGGCTGAGCCTGAGAATGCATCTGTTCAAAACAAGCCAGTACAAATTTGGGTACTAAAGGAAACCAACAACCATAATCTGCATTAGACAAAGCTTTTCTCTTAAGAAAGGAAGACTATAATAATGTTGGCAGCATTGGGTTTTACTCCACATTGCCATTATCAAAAATGTTGCAGTCCGTTTAGTCGCTCTCACGCGAGGGAATGATTTTCAACAGAAAATGGGATCGACAATGTGATCGACGGTCATCAAATGTTGAAAATTGCACACGCGCGTGAGTGCGACTAAGTTCTTTCTCAGAAAGCAACGATCAACTAGTTCTATTTTGTATAGAACCCAGGGACATATATAATTACTTTGGCACGGGTGCGCACTGGgccttcatcatcatcaatggTGGATATTATAAAACAATATACATGTTGGATGTTCAACTCTCAATTTCTTGATGCAAGCTATCTAAACTAGcaccaaactctcaatttcaccaCATACGCCGTGCACATTCACCCTCCGTGTACTGAAGAATTTTCGTTCCTATCATCATGTTCCCTCCTTAGAGCTTCCTACTCTAAGGTCTAAAAAGACAAAAGTAGCAGCCCACAAGCACAAAACATACAAGTGATGGTTTACCACTTACCAGTAGTGACTGGAATCAGCAGCGAATCAAGACCTTTTATTAGGCTTGCATTTGGGGGAAGACTAGCTAGAGCGGGACAGCTTACTGAATTGTCACTGAAGGGGATGAGCCCAAGGGTATCCGAGCAGCCACCAAACGTGGGGTTCTTGAACGCTGTGAATACGCGCTGCTACCAACTTGTGGCTTTACACGTGTTGCCTTTTGGCGCTTGGACTGATGAAGGGGAAGCAGCTCTCTGGGTCCAAGTGGACTCTCTGGAGTTTGatactttctcttcttttccaaTAGCTCCCATAACAGCTTCTCATCGTGGGCTTGATCTTTCTCCATGCCTAAAATCTTCAGATAGAGGAAAACAAGACACATGGTAGTATCAACTTTCAGAAAGTATAATACTCAAAGTTGATCTTGAGTATAAGACactgttttgacttttgatagTCTTGATCAAAATTAGAGATAAGGGACCTGTCTAAATGAAGTAGATTACTCAATCAAGATGAGGAAAAACCTTGACTTTCATCAAGAAGTTCACCAAATAAGCTGACATTTTGTAATGTGGATTGAATCATGTATGAACATTACAATTAGAGCAATTGATATCCAAATTGAATGTTGCTGTTCGGAATTTTGGACTATATTAGTGTTGTTTTCTAGGAATTGTTATAGCAAGAATATAGTCAGTGATCCAATTAGACTTCGTAACTTCAAGCTCTGGCAAGCACTTCAAGCATTTCTTCATTGCAAGCACAATGTAAATACCAAGTTAAGTGACTCGATCAGAGCAATGAAGCAATTAATTTTCATTCACTATGTAACCAAGTTATATCTTTTGTGAATTGTTCACAACTTCATATTTGCATCAAGTAAAATTGTGGATGAAATTAGAAGGATACCTTATGTAAAGCACAGGCTTTGGTTACTTTGGTGGATGCTTTACTAGGCTCTGGCAAGAACTTGAAGCATTCCTTCAATTTCCTCACATATTCTTCTGATTCCCTGAGCCTCCTCATAGCCTCAGCTCTGCTCTCTTCTGCCACCGTGGCCTTATTCCTCGCCGCCTCCAGCTCCGCCCTCGAATCCCCCGCCGCCCTGGCCATCTCCTTCACCAAGCCCACTAGGCCCAAGCAAGTCCCATTTCTCAAATCAGCCTTAACCCCCTCCACGTATTCCACCATTGGCTCACACATTTTCTCAGCCAAATTCTCCACCAGGTCCTCCACGTCAGCCTCCACGGACCCCAAAACCGCACTCACTTCGTTGAAAATTTCCCGGAGGAGGTTCAGCACCGCCACCTGGAACCCCCGTTGGTCAACGCGGTCAACGGTGGATAAGTAGGCGATCGCTCTCTGGAAGAATTTGCGAAGGGAATGGCGGCGATTGGCTAGGGTTTCGACCATGTGGCTCTGCCGATTGTTGACTTGGGACTCGATTTGCTTCAGGATCCGAACCAGTTGAATCAGCTGATCTTTTTGCTTCTCGATTACCAAATCGCCGGCCACCGCCGCTTTGGCGGCGTAGATCTCTATCTTCGCACACTGACGGTTCTGATCTGACCGACCCGACGGTCCAGATCCGGCTCCGAAATTCTACGAACAAATATTAtatattaagaaaaatattaatcAGGAAAATTGAAACGAAAACCTAGATAATTGCTCGTAAATCAAAACCTGATACTGAGAACTCAAATCGGAATCTGTTTGGATGATGAAGGAGGTGAATCGGCCCTCCGTCGCCATCTCCACCGTCTTGAGACCTAAGAGCTTCATCAACGGAATTGCCAGAGACGCGAAGACGTCTTCGGCCTCCATGATTTACAGGAATAACAGTTTACAATTACTTCCAGTAATTACAATTTGAATTGGTACAAAATCGAAGAGAGTAAAAGAGGAATTAGGTACCTGGAGAAGGCCGATTTGGATCTGAGATTTCAGTTGGTGGAAAGCGGTCTTCATTTGTTCGTGGCCTCGTACGACTCTTGTGAGCTTTGACCGGAGCTCCGCCCTTGACGACGTCTCAGATGTTCTCCGATGGCTCCCCATTTTCTGGCGGGAGTTTCATCACACACTAGTGAATTTCTAAAAGCTTTCGAATTGAAGCAACGGTTTTCATCTAAATTTGGGTTTCTACGAAACGGCAGTCGTTTTACTATGTTTGAAATGAGCGAGAAGTACGTCACCGTGTAATCGTGTATTGGTTCGCTTGTAAATGTAGCTCAGACAAGACAGGCCTACCGGTTCAAAAGCCCAAAACAATTCCTATGACCCAAACCAAATTGGTCAAGATTAAAATCCGGAACGATGTGATAGAAAGCCGGAATTCTTTTTACTAGAAGATAATGGATCCAAAGCTTCTCTATTTCTTGATAATGATTCTACCTTCCAAGCTAAAGTTAAGGTAATGATGCTTCAAACCATGTTTTATTAACTATTTAAAATTGTTATTTGTTGTGTCTTATATGAAGCTCGTTATGTCAATAACAGTAATGGTATTTACGAGAAAATgtctaaaataaaaatattatcaTACCATGTTTTTCAGTAACTTAGTATTAACAAGTTGGTGAAAAAACTTGATGGTCAAAGAATATTGTATAAATGGGTAGCTAATTAGGTGTAACAAGATCGAGTATACTCTAACAAAATCATTGGATAGCTTATtggatatctttttttttttggataataaAAGTTAGGTAAGAGAGAGGCTTCCCTACACTACCAGGGCCAGGACAAACCTACAACCTCAATCCAACAGGACTTACGAAACTGGCTAGTATCCCAGTCCCAGCTCATTGGTATAGAATTATGTAGGACATTTTCTAGATTGTCCACCAAATGAGAGATTGTTGGTAGCGGAGATCGAACTTGTGTGGGTTTACACCTCAAATCTGCCCTTGCCAACTGAACCAACTCTCATTGGCAAATGAccaatttttgttcaaatgcGTATACATGCACATACTTGTTTTTATGTAGTCTTAGCACATTACATTGCATCTAAAGTTTTTATAGTAAACTCCTATGGATCGAGTTTCTTCAATCGAAGTaaaacatgcatgcatgttaACTTTGTTAACACAAGAGTCTTCGTCGAATGACCAAAGTAGGAGAAACGCATAAAATTATGCAAAAAGATTACGATTATGGTAGCTTAGTAATCGAAGGTTATTTCTGAGGATAAGAAGGGAAAGTACTTTATAGACCCTAAACATCCATATGCTAGTCCACTTGTTCTAGCTTACAGTTACAAATAAAATTCACGGGTTAATTTCCTCAAACTCTCTCCCTCTTCATCTCTCTTTCAGTAAGGCAGGTGATCAGCAGTACCACTACCACCTGAGGCGGAGCTAGAGGCAGTGGCATTGTTGCGCTCAGCGTGACAAAGCTGCCGAAGTTTGGTAGGAACATACCAAACAGATAGCTGAGGATGTGCACTGAAAATGGCATCAATGTCCCAGCCTTGGCCTGCAGCTATTTCCACAACAGGCCTGTAACACGCCTGCCTCCACGTCCCAATGTTCTCACCTCGCAGTTTGCACTCTCTCCTCAGCGCATTCGAACCCTCCTCGTCCAGGCAATGCAGCGCATAGCAGTGAACATAGTGTCGCATTTTTGGCTTATTGATGTAGTTTGCTCCCTCCTTTTTCGCATACCTAAACACCTGGTTTGTCACCTGTAGATCGAAATTGATAGCACACTCGAATGAACTCATCTGTATatattcattttttctttccgAATAATGTTCAAATCGCATTGAATAAAAACCAGACTAGAATGTGATCTTTTATGGATGGTGTCAGTAGCAAATAGCCAAATATCACGCTTCTGGAGGAACAGCTGGTTAATTGGTACGAACTGAAAT encodes the following:
- the LOC133745595 gene encoding uncharacterized protein LOC133745595, producing the protein MGSHRRTSETSSRAELRSKLTRVVRGHEQMKTAFHQLKSQIQIGLLQAEDVFASLAIPLMKLLGLKTVEMATEGRFTSFIIQTDSDLSSQYQNFGAGSGPSGRSDQNRQCAKIEIYAAKAAVAGDLVIEKQKDQLIQLVRILKQIESQVNNRQSHMVETLANRRHSLRKFFQRAIAYLSTVDRVDQRGFQVAVLNLLREIFNEVSAVLGSVEADVEDLVENLAEKMCEPMVEYVEGVKADLRNGTCLGLVGLVKEMARAAGDSRAELEAARNKATVAEESRAEAMRRLRESEEYVRKLKECFKFLPEPSKASTKVTKACALHKILGMEKDQAHDEKLLWELLEKKRKYQTPESPLGPRELLPLHQSKRQKATRVKPQVGSSAYSQRSRTPRLVAARIPLGSSPSVTIQ